A DNA window from Mucilaginibacter xinganensis contains the following coding sequences:
- a CDS encoding family 43 glycosylhydrolase, protein MISINIFNRILTITLLITLSHSAFAQKAVIGNPIVKGYYADPTIIKDKGVFYIYATIDPWGGKELGVLVTKDFVSFETKHINWPTKAACTSPTSNGSMVWAPSVRKAANGKFYMYVAVGSEIWAGVSDHPLGPWRNAKNDHTPLVAGNKYPGVHNIDADCFIDQDGQAYLYWGSGFNWVNGHCMAVKLKKDMITFDGEPIDITPPHYFEAPHMLKRNGLYYLMYSYGKAIDATYQIRYAVSKTPLGPWAEGENDPILSTSRDSTTVGPGHHTVFQQNGQYYILYHRIHPQKREYVLRELCLDCMNFDSRGNILKIRPNGIKRF, encoded by the coding sequence ATGATAAGCATAAATATATTTAATAGAATACTTACAATTACTTTGTTAATTACTCTTTCGCATTCAGCATTTGCTCAAAAAGCCGTTATTGGTAACCCAATTGTAAAGGGTTATTATGCTGATCCGACAATAATAAAGGACAAAGGTGTTTTCTATATTTATGCAACAATTGATCCCTGGGGAGGTAAAGAATTGGGTGTGCTGGTAACAAAGGATTTTGTCAGCTTTGAGACTAAGCACATTAACTGGCCCACAAAAGCGGCGTGTACCAGTCCGACTTCAAATGGATCTATGGTATGGGCTCCATCTGTGCGGAAAGCTGCAAATGGCAAATTTTATATGTATGTGGCAGTAGGCAGCGAAATTTGGGCCGGTGTAAGTGATCACCCGCTCGGACCCTGGCGAAATGCAAAAAATGATCATACGCCATTAGTGGCAGGCAATAAGTATCCGGGTGTACATAATATTGATGCGGATTGCTTTATTGACCAGGATGGACAGGCCTATTTATATTGGGGCTCGGGGTTTAACTGGGTTAACGGGCATTGTATGGCCGTAAAACTTAAAAAGGACATGATAACTTTTGATGGTGAGCCAATAGATATTACCCCGCCTCATTATTTCGAAGCGCCGCATATGTTAAAGCGAAACGGCCTGTATTACCTGATGTATTCATACGGCAAAGCAATTGACGCCACTTATCAAATAAGATATGCTGTAAGTAAGACACCTTTGGGGCCATGGGCAGAAGGTGAAAATGATCCTATACTTTCAACCAGCCGCGATAGTACCACAGTAGGGCCGGGGCATCATACCGTTTTCCAGCAAAACGGGCAATATTATATTTTATATCATCGCATTCATCCGCAAAAAAGGGAATATGTATTGCGGGAATTATGCCTTGATTGTATGAATTTTGATAGCCGTGGGAATATATTGAAGATAAGACCAAATGGAATAAAGCGTTTTTAA
- a CDS encoding glycoside hydrolase family 31 protein, with amino-acid sequence MKRYLIKSLFLKFSAVLVISLAFLHPVQASVISYTKNVDGVTFKLDKGLMKIRVCKADIIEVKYTIFSAFPQKNSLVVNNSWKEKAPFSIAEHDGYIVITTQKLDISINKATNAITYTNKKGVVITSEGAENKSMSAATIAGIPTYNCVTSFNSPADEALFGLGCHPEDTLSINYKGRNQEMLIKYMTGAIPVMLSNKGYGLLWDNYAASNFYGAEAGNTQYKYVSESGKMVDYYFFYGPDFDRIIDLYRTATGRAPMYPKWSFGLFQSQDKYTSQAEILGVKNNYRNNRIPVDAIVQDWYWWSPLPMGSHVMSPDRYPNPKAMIDELHKANMHAMISIWPVFGSGTRDFDDLKSKGFLTSITWDNFVTHTFDSYYDAHNPKARERYWEQARDSVVKRYGWDAWWVDQCEPDNGSLLDERRKADFSVGKGIDYFNSYSLEHSKGLYKGWRRDIPGKRAFLLIRQSFAGEQRGAATLWSSDITCTFASLRNQVPQGINACVSGIPYWTSDIGGYLSRVDKDGIPDWSQPQYRELFTRWFQFGTFSPIMRIHGKGERALFSKNWDDKTKAILLNYDKLRYRLVPYIYSLAAKVTNENYTIMRSLAFDFRNDKNVYNIPDQYMFGPAFLVNPVTQQLYTGKNVADGVKTRKVYLPKGTKWFNFWTGRQLDGGQFIDAEAPIETMPLYVKAGSVVPLGPNVEYATEKPNGAIELRIYPGANGEFKLYEDENDNYNYEKGSSSTISFKWNDKLQQLTIAARKGSFPGMIKKHLFNVVLVKENHGGDISVSSKADKTINYTGKAMVVKL; translated from the coding sequence ATGAAAAGATATTTGATTAAGTCGCTTTTTTTAAAATTCTCTGCAGTGCTGGTAATTAGCCTCGCATTCTTACACCCGGTTCAGGCCTCGGTAATTTCCTATACCAAAAATGTGGACGGTGTTACTTTCAAACTAGACAAAGGCCTAATGAAAATAAGGGTTTGTAAAGCTGACATTATCGAGGTTAAATACACTATTTTTAGTGCATTCCCTCAAAAAAACTCTTTGGTGGTTAATAATAGCTGGAAGGAAAAAGCGCCTTTCAGCATCGCCGAACATGATGGGTATATTGTTATTACGACGCAAAAGCTTGATATCAGCATCAACAAAGCTACCAATGCTATAACTTACACTAACAAAAAAGGGGTGGTCATAACCTCAGAAGGGGCTGAAAATAAAAGTATGAGTGCGGCAACCATTGCCGGAATCCCTACCTATAATTGTGTTACCAGCTTTAACTCGCCCGCTGACGAGGCCCTTTTTGGATTGGGTTGCCACCCTGAAGATACCTTGTCTATCAATTATAAGGGACGTAACCAGGAAATGCTGATCAAGTATATGACCGGTGCAATACCCGTTATGCTATCTAATAAAGGGTATGGTTTGCTGTGGGATAACTATGCTGCATCAAACTTTTATGGCGCTGAGGCAGGAAATACGCAGTATAAATACGTATCGGAAAGTGGTAAAATGGTTGATTATTACTTTTTCTACGGGCCCGATTTTGATAGGATAATTGACCTTTACAGAACCGCGACAGGCAGGGCGCCTATGTATCCTAAGTGGTCCTTTGGGCTGTTCCAGTCGCAGGATAAATATACCAGCCAGGCTGAGATCCTGGGTGTTAAGAATAACTACCGTAATAATCGCATTCCGGTTGACGCAATAGTACAGGACTGGTACTGGTGGTCGCCATTGCCTATGGGGTCACATGTGATGAGCCCCGACAGATATCCTAATCCGAAAGCAATGATAGATGAACTGCACAAGGCTAATATGCATGCCATGATCTCAATATGGCCGGTATTTGGCAGCGGAACCAGGGATTTTGATGATTTGAAAAGCAAGGGGTTTTTAACAAGTATTACCTGGGATAATTTTGTTACGCATACGTTCGATAGTTATTACGACGCTCATAATCCGAAAGCCCGGGAAAGATATTGGGAACAAGCGCGGGATAGCGTTGTAAAACGTTATGGCTGGGATGCATGGTGGGTTGACCAGTGCGAGCCTGATAACGGCAGCTTGCTTGACGAGCGCCGCAAAGCTGATTTTTCTGTAGGGAAAGGAATTGATTATTTTAACTCCTATTCCTTAGAGCATTCCAAAGGTCTTTACAAAGGATGGCGCCGGGATATCCCGGGAAAGCGTGCCTTCCTGCTTATCCGGCAGTCATTTGCCGGCGAACAGCGCGGTGCGGCAACCTTATGGTCATCTGATATAACCTGTACTTTCGCTTCTTTACGCAACCAGGTGCCGCAGGGAATTAATGCTTGTGTATCAGGCATCCCGTATTGGACATCTGATATTGGCGGATATCTTTCACGTGTTGATAAGGACGGGATCCCTGATTGGTCTCAGCCGCAATACCGCGAACTTTTTACCCGTTGGTTCCAGTTCGGAACATTTAGCCCCATTATGCGCATCCACGGAAAAGGGGAACGTGCATTATTCTCAAAAAACTGGGATGATAAAACCAAGGCTATTCTTTTAAATTATGATAAACTCCGCTATCGTTTGGTGCCATATATTTATTCGCTGGCGGCAAAGGTTACTAATGAAAACTATACCATAATGCGCTCGCTTGCTTTTGATTTCAGAAATGATAAAAACGTTTATAACATTCCTGATCAGTATATGTTCGGACCTGCATTTTTGGTAAACCCGGTAACACAGCAGCTATACACCGGTAAAAATGTCGCTGATGGTGTTAAGACCAGGAAAGTGTACCTGCCCAAAGGAACCAAATGGTTTAACTTTTGGACAGGCCGGCAGCTTGACGGCGGACAGTTTATTGACGCTGAAGCCCCGATAGAAACCATGCCGCTTTATGTTAAAGCAGGTTCTGTTGTGCCTTTAGGGCCAAATGTTGAATATGCTACGGAAAAGCCTAATGGCGCTATTGAATTGCGAATTTACCCTGGTGCCAATGGTGAGTTTAAGCTTTATGAGGATGAGAATGATAATTATAATTACGAAAAAGGCAGTTCGTCAACAATCAGCTTTAAATGGAATGATAAACTACAACAGTTAACCATTGCCGCCCGCAAAGGGAGTTTTCCGGGGATGATTAAAAAGCACCTGTTCAATGTGGTTTTAGTAAAGGAAAATCATGGCGGCGACATCAGTGTGAGCTCTAAGGCAGATAAAACCATCAACTATACAGGTAAGGCAATGGTTGTAAAATTATAG
- a CDS encoding SGNH/GDSL hydrolase family protein, translating into MEMENTKQSSRRNFIKQASVLGAATLTVPAALSGFASPHDENEGNNYTFLFQGDSITDGNRSRNMDWNHVLGHGYAYLIAARLWYQFPKKGFHFFNRGISGNTTADLTARWDSDTIAIKPDLLSVLIGVNDTMHAVYGDKAYTIESYEEGYRELLTKTKQQLPAIQLVICEPFLLPVGKVKERWADFEREISGRQGAAKRMATEFDAIYVPLQESFNKAAEKNPPFEYWLWDGIHPMPNGHELFARQWIDHVGKKLKFIG; encoded by the coding sequence ATGGAGATGGAAAACACAAAGCAATCATCAAGAAGGAATTTTATTAAGCAAGCTTCGGTATTGGGGGCAGCAACATTAACTGTTCCGGCTGCGCTAAGCGGCTTTGCTTCGCCACATGACGAAAACGAAGGAAATAATTATACTTTTCTGTTCCAGGGCGACTCAATTACTGATGGTAACCGGAGCCGGAACATGGACTGGAACCATGTTTTAGGCCACGGTTATGCTTATCTAATTGCGGCTAGGCTGTGGTACCAGTTCCCTAAAAAAGGCTTCCATTTTTTTAACAGAGGAATAAGCGGCAATACAACTGCCGACCTTACCGCCAGATGGGATAGCGACACAATTGCTATAAAACCAGATCTGCTGAGTGTTTTAATTGGAGTTAATGATACCATGCATGCTGTTTATGGCGACAAAGCTTACACAATAGAAAGTTATGAAGAAGGATATAGGGAATTGCTAACAAAAACTAAACAGCAGTTGCCGGCTATTCAGTTGGTTATTTGCGAACCGTTCCTGTTGCCTGTAGGAAAAGTTAAAGAAAGGTGGGCGGATTTTGAACGCGAAATAAGCGGCAGGCAGGGAGCAGCAAAACGTATGGCCACCGAGTTTGATGCTATATATGTCCCGCTGCAGGAAAGTTTTAATAAGGCGGCCGAAAAGAACCCGCCATTTGAATATTGGCTTTGGGATGGTATTCACCCTATGCCCAACGGACATGAACTATTTGCAAGGCAATGGATAGACCATGTTGGCAAAAAATTAAAATTTATCGGGTGA
- a CDS encoding glycoside hydrolase family 95 protein, with protein sequence MIKKIFTLLICTISFQAFCQDNLKLWYKKPAKIWTDALPLGNGRLGAMVFGGVKRELIQLNEATLWTGGPVRTNVNPGAYANLLLAREALFKEEDYAKAYNYAKKMQGYYSESYLPLGDLVITQDLKDTIPSSYFRNLDIRNAIATTRYTIDGITYTRQVISSAPDQVIVIHLTSSKAGKLKFKVGASSLLKYHTVAVSGNEIALKGKAPAHAQPNYIDSKNPITYDDSTGCKGMRFELQVKVLSKDGQITADTSGIAVKNASDVTIFLSAATSFNGFDKCPDSDGKDEHKIATDYLNRVASKNWQLLLTRHYADYHHFFNRVSFKLAAPADNSNAKLPTDERLVAYTKGAKDPELETLYFQYGRYLLISSSRTKGVPANLQGIWNKEMRPPWSSNYTTNINVQMNYWPAEVANLSEMHMPFIEFIKNVAVTGRVTAKEFYHAKGWALHHNSDIWALSNPVGDKGDGDPTWANWTMGSPWLSQHLWWHYQFTKDKKYLKEIAYPLMKGAAEFCESWLVKDKDGYLVTAPSVSPENAFYDDKGKRASVSIATTMDMSIIRDLFTNLIDASNELGEDKAFRDTIIAKKAQLYPFHIGKKGNLQEWYKDWEDPEPHHRHVSHLFGLFPGNQISPVNTPELTAAAKKTLELRGDEGTGWSLAWKINFWARLLDGNHSYKMLKDLLRATNVEGTNYSGGGGSYINLFDAHPPFQIDGNFGGVSGMAEMLLQSQNNEIQLLPALPDAWANGEISGLKARGNFEVSMNWKSKKIVTASILAVAGGKCTIRSNEPLTIVGMQVRSNKTTNGYVIAFDAKKGVRYNIAGKKFN encoded by the coding sequence ATGATAAAGAAAATTTTCACCCTGCTGATCTGCACCATTTCGTTTCAGGCATTTTGCCAGGATAATTTAAAATTGTGGTATAAAAAGCCCGCAAAAATTTGGACGGATGCCCTGCCCCTGGGCAATGGTCGCTTAGGTGCTATGGTATTTGGTGGTGTTAAGCGGGAACTTATTCAATTAAATGAAGCTACTTTGTGGACAGGTGGCCCGGTACGCACAAACGTTAACCCGGGTGCTTATGCCAATCTATTACTGGCAAGGGAAGCGCTTTTTAAAGAAGAGGATTACGCCAAAGCATATAATTACGCAAAAAAAATGCAGGGTTATTATTCTGAATCGTACTTGCCGCTTGGCGACCTTGTAATTACACAGGATTTAAAAGATACAATACCTTCATCATATTTCCGTAACCTCGATATCAGAAATGCGATTGCAACTACCCGTTACACCATTGATGGTATAACCTATACCAGGCAGGTAATCAGCTCGGCACCTGACCAGGTAATTGTTATTCACCTTACTTCCAGCAAGGCCGGTAAACTAAAATTTAAGGTTGGGGCCTCAAGCCTTTTAAAATATCATACAGTTGCGGTATCTGGTAATGAAATTGCATTAAAAGGTAAAGCCCCGGCACATGCGCAACCCAACTATATTGACTCTAAAAACCCAATTACTTATGATGACAGTACGGGCTGTAAGGGGATGCGGTTTGAATTACAGGTGAAAGTTTTGAGTAAAGACGGGCAGATAACGGCCGACACGAGTGGTATAGCGGTGAAAAATGCTTCCGATGTAACCATATTTCTTTCAGCAGCTACCAGTTTTAACGGGTTTGATAAATGTCCCGACTCGGATGGTAAAGATGAACATAAAATAGCAACTGATTATCTCAATAGAGTTGCTTCAAAAAACTGGCAATTGTTATTGACGCGTCATTATGCAGATTATCATCATTTCTTCAACAGAGTATCCTTTAAGCTTGCAGCCCCTGCTGATAATAGCAATGCCAAATTACCTACCGATGAGCGCCTGGTAGCTTACACTAAAGGGGCAAAAGACCCTGAGCTGGAAACTCTTTATTTTCAATATGGCAGATACCTGCTTATTTCGAGTTCGCGAACTAAAGGTGTTCCAGCTAACCTGCAGGGAATCTGGAATAAGGAAATGCGACCTCCCTGGAGTTCCAACTATACCACAAATATTAATGTGCAGATGAATTATTGGCCGGCCGAAGTAGCTAATCTTTCTGAAATGCACATGCCTTTTATTGAATTTATTAAAAATGTGGCAGTTACAGGCAGGGTTACTGCTAAGGAATTTTATCATGCAAAGGGCTGGGCTTTGCACCATAACAGTGATATATGGGCACTATCAAACCCGGTTGGTGACAAAGGGGATGGTGACCCCACCTGGGCAAACTGGACAATGGGATCGCCCTGGCTCTCGCAGCATCTGTGGTGGCATTACCAGTTTACAAAAGATAAAAAGTATTTAAAGGAGATTGCTTACCCGCTGATGAAGGGCGCGGCTGAATTTTGTGAAAGCTGGCTGGTGAAAGATAAGGACGGATACCTTGTAACAGCACCTTCTGTGTCGCCCGAAAACGCTTTTTATGATGATAAAGGAAAAAGAGCCAGCGTTTCTATCGCCACCACAATGGATATGTCAATTATTCGCGATTTGTTTACAAACCTGATTGATGCTTCGAATGAGTTAGGTGAAGATAAAGCGTTCCGCGATACGATTATTGCTAAAAAGGCGCAGTTATATCCTTTCCACATTGGTAAGAAAGGGAACCTGCAGGAGTGGTATAAGGATTGGGAAGACCCCGAACCGCACCATCGCCACGTTTCGCATTTATTTGGACTTTTTCCGGGTAACCAGATCTCGCCCGTAAACACGCCGGAACTTACCGCCGCCGCGAAAAAGACGCTGGAATTAAGGGGTGATGAAGGCACCGGCTGGAGCCTGGCCTGGAAAATTAATTTTTGGGCACGGTTGCTTGATGGTAATCACAGCTATAAAATGCTGAAAGACCTGTTACGGGCAACCAACGTAGAAGGTACTAATTACTCGGGAGGAGGTGGTTCATACATTAACTTGTTTGATGCACATCCGCCATTCCAAATTGATGGGAACTTTGGAGGTGTATCCGGAATGGCCGAAATGCTGCTGCAAAGTCAGAATAACGAGATTCAATTATTGCCGGCCCTTCCTGATGCCTGGGCTAACGGAGAAATCTCTGGTTTAAAGGCGCGCGGAAATTTTGAAGTAAGCATGAACTGGAAAAGTAAAAAGATAGTGACCGCTTCCATATTAGCGGTTGCCGGTGGCAAGTGCACTATCCGCAGTAATGAGCCCCTGACAATTGTTGGCATGCAGGTAAGATCAAACAAAACAACAAACGGGTATGTAATTGCTTTTGATGCTAAAAAAGGGGTTAGATATAATATTGCCGGCAAAAAATTTAATTGA
- a CDS encoding glycoside hydrolase family 27 protein, with protein sequence MKYIYLFILAGLLPFFNSASAQNVALTPPMGWNSYNCFGSAVHEDEVKANADYMDKNLKQYGWQYVVVDFLWSYDNPPGSNIGNPFQLRLQDGSYVPWLTMDQWGRLLPQPTKFPSAFGGKGFGPLATYVHSLGLKFGIHVMRGIPRQAVWAKSPVKGTNGITADMIADTNSKCPWMNHMYGLNMKKTGAQEYLNSLLELYAGWGVDFIKVDDLSRPYSEPEVEGYSKAIQNCGRPIVLSLSPGATPVAEADHAVINANMWRMADDFWDNWKEITGMMNYAKQWEGVSGPGHWPDCDMIQIGKLSKRGPVGQERFSRFTEDEEYTHMTFWSIFRSPLMLGGNLPENRPFELALFSNSEVIAVNQLGENPRQLYVKDGKMIWYSHAHNSKDVYVAMFNLSEQTQDIDLSFASVGLIGKIAVRDLWKKQDVGVLKQGYHQQINKHGAALFKLSPQ encoded by the coding sequence ATGAAATATATATATCTTTTTATCCTTGCCGGTCTGTTACCCTTTTTTAATTCTGCATCAGCACAAAACGTAGCATTAACACCGCCTATGGGTTGGAACAGTTACAATTGCTTCGGCTCTGCCGTTCATGAGGATGAAGTAAAAGCAAATGCTGACTACATGGACAAAAACCTGAAGCAGTATGGCTGGCAGTATGTGGTGGTTGATTTTTTATGGTCGTATGATAATCCTCCGGGAAGTAACATTGGTAATCCATTTCAATTAAGATTGCAGGACGGCTCCTATGTCCCATGGCTAACCATGGATCAATGGGGGCGGCTGCTACCGCAGCCTACCAAGTTTCCCTCTGCATTTGGCGGTAAGGGATTTGGACCGCTGGCAACCTACGTGCATTCATTGGGTTTAAAATTTGGCATCCATGTAATGCGGGGTATTCCGCGCCAGGCGGTATGGGCGAAGTCGCCGGTAAAGGGCACTAATGGCATAACAGCTGATATGATTGCTGACACCAACTCGAAATGCCCCTGGATGAACCATATGTATGGGCTCAATATGAAAAAAACCGGAGCACAGGAGTACTTAAATTCTCTTTTAGAACTTTATGCGGGATGGGGTGTGGATTTTATAAAAGTTGACGACCTTTCCCGGCCTTACAGCGAACCGGAGGTTGAGGGATATAGCAAGGCCATTCAGAACTGCGGCCGACCGATAGTATTAAGTCTGTCGCCTGGTGCCACACCAGTGGCGGAGGCCGACCATGCTGTAATAAACGCAAACATGTGGCGTATGGCTGATGATTTTTGGGATAACTGGAAGGAAATAACCGGAATGATGAACTATGCAAAACAGTGGGAGGGCGTAAGCGGACCAGGGCACTGGCCAGATTGCGATATGATCCAGATTGGCAAACTATCAAAACGCGGCCCAGTTGGGCAGGAACGCTTCAGCAGGTTTACCGAAGACGAGGAATATACCCACATGACTTTTTGGAGCATCTTCCGGTCGCCGCTGATGCTTGGTGGAAATCTGCCCGAAAACAGGCCGTTTGAGCTTGCCTTGTTCAGCAACAGCGAAGTAATTGCAGTAAATCAGCTGGGCGAAAATCCGCGGCAGTTGTATGTAAAGGATGGCAAAATGATTTGGTATTCACACGCGCATAATAGTAAAGACGTTTATGTGGCCATGTTTAATTTGAGTGAGCAAACACAGGATATCGACTTGTCTTTTGCATCTGTGGGCCTGATAGGAAAAATAGCCGTTCGCGACTTATGGAAAAAACAGGATGTTGGCGTATTAAAACAAGGCTATCACCAGCAAATAAATAAACACGGAGCAGCATTGTTTAAGTTATCACCTCAATAA